AGTAGAAGAGGACACTTTAGAATGGCCTAATAATTCTGGTATTTATTTAAGAATGATACTGAAGCCAGAGGCTTTACATAGTGAAGAGCTTGAACAGATGTCTGTTGTGTTTGAGTTATGGGAGTTGTAGGCCTTGTGGACAGAGCTCATGACTGCATTGTGCTCATGGTGATGGCTCCCCAGTCAGAtagcagcagcagtttctcATGTTTGTAGACTAAAtgtcttctttttgtttgtaGATATGGCTCGTGGACAGCAGAAGATTCAGTCGCAGCAGAAAAATGCCAAAAAGCAAGCtgagcaaaaaaagaaacaaggacATGATCAGAAggctgcagccaaggctgcctTGATATATACCTGCACTGTCTGTAGGGTAAGAGGAACTTAAGTCAAAATAGTCTTGTAGGGAGAGGTCTGTCTTCCTGCCTAGAACAGGGTTTTTAGAAGATTTTATAGTGCAAACTAAAATACTTAAGTGGTTGTCTAGCTTGTTGCTATAAGAAGCATTGCATCTGTGTTATGTGACTTGCTTACAGATTACTCAGCTGTACTTGAGATAGAAAACCTGAGAGGTTGTGTTCAGGTCTACTTTGGGtagttttttgccttttgtatTACAGTGGCCTGCATGTGCTGTTAGTATGAGATAGAACATGTCAAAAGTGTGCAGTCAGTTCTTGTTTAGTCTCCACATGGAAACGTATTTTTGTGATGGAATTGGCCTGTCTTGGGATCCGTGGCCATGGATGTTGCTATAGAAGGAACAAGCAGTGGTGCCAAAAGCTTTAATGTAAGCTTGATACACAGTAACTTTTAGAGAAAACTTACTTGATTACAAGAAGACAGAAATTTGAGTGCTAATCAGATTgtacttttctttctgtctcattttcCTAAATGCTTCTTTTGGAGCTGAAGGATAATCTTGCCATTTTCAAGTCAATGGTCAGTCCCAGGATAGATATGCCACTTCAAATGTCTTAAATAAGATTCCAGATTGAGGGTTGCTTACTTAAGTACTTGTAACCAGCTCCTCTTGTGAAATCAGGCTGCAGTATTAATCACTTTGGGCTGTTGATGCCTGCAACTGTGTTGTAGCAAAGGTCTGAGATAGTTCGTGCCAAGTAGAGAGTCGGTTCATGCCATTCTTGGGTATTGGTAAACTAAAGAAATAGCTTTCATGAAGATTTGATTGTGAAAAGCATCAATGTTTGTCTTTAAGGTGTTGAAAAAGAGAATGGTGAAGAGGTAGGTTTTCCACCAAACCAGCCTGTGAAGTGTAAGATGTGCAGGGAGATACCTAGTCAGAATAACACCATTGACTGACATGCCAAAGCACATGTGATAGTAGTGCTTAAAAGCACCTCCGAAAATAGGCAGGTAAATACTCCATCTTACCCTGCAGCTAAATTAGTGGTGCTTCTGTCATTAGAGCAGTGTCATCAAGGAGGTAGTTGGcttctggggaaagaaaataaaggttttgTAGTATTATTTAACTCTTGTACTGTGCATAAAGTTTAATGTCTCTCTTTAATCAGACTCAAATGCCGGATCCCAAGACCTTCAAACAGCACTTTGAAAGCAAGCATCCTAAGACTCCACTTCCTCCAGAATTGGCTGATGTTCAGGCATAAAGTTGTCTACAGGTCATTaccttaatttttaatttattatctgAGAAAGGTGTGTTATAAATTGTTGTTTTAATCACCAACAACTGGGACTTAAAACTTGCTTCAGTTCTTTTAATATGAAAACTACTGTAGGTTAAAGTTATACCCCTGAACTGTTAAAAGTAGAAGAAAGAAGCAAGCTGGTTCTTACATGGATGAAATGGCTGTCGCATTCATTCTTAGTGTTGTAGGAATACTTAATTATTTAGCTCTTGCTTTGAAATGTTAGTTTTGCTTTGAACAAAATACATAAGTACAATCTGTCTGTTACTACAAAACATGTAATGTAAACAGTCATTTAGTATATTTCCAACAACTGAGCCCTTTTGTTCCTGAAGCTATGCAAGTGAATGcagaaaaatctaaatttcTGTGTTAACTGTAGAAGAGATTTCCCAGTATCCAGTTGTTAGGCTGTGACTGAAAGTGGTTATAATAAAAGGCTGAAGTAAGGTAAAAAGCAGTAGTATGGTGTTTCATTCATGCAGAGGTAGGCATCATTGTGTAATGGTTCAGCTTAACTGAgttgttcttgttttttatAGGTGAAGTCATGACACCTATTGACTCTTCTACTGTCAGACCTTACATAACaaacctgcagctgcttttctaaAACTGTTGATCAGCAAAAATGAAGGGGCTACAGaaacattcatatttttatgCTGTTCCCTCTTGGGCTTCATGCAAAGACAATTCTGTGTAAATGTACAGTTGTGCCCTATTTGGAAATCCTAAAAAATCAGTCCATACTTGTTATAAAAAATTTTTTACAATTGTAATTATATTGATGTTCATATTGTGTAAAATAACTCACTTAATAAAGTAGTACTTTGATTTTACAATATCACAGATTAACTCCTTGTAGAAATTCTGTTTCACCTTTCTGCATTATCTGcctt
The nucleotide sequence above comes from Oenanthe melanoleuca isolate GR-GAL-2019-014 chromosome 2, OMel1.0, whole genome shotgun sequence. Encoded proteins:
- the ZNF706 gene encoding zinc finger protein 706; the encoded protein is MARGQQKIQSQQKNAKKQAEQKKKQGHDQKAAAKAALIYTCTVCRTQMPDPKTFKQHFESKHPKTPLPPELADVQA